The following proteins are encoded in a genomic region of Syngnathoides biaculeatus isolate LvHL_M chromosome 15, ASM1980259v1, whole genome shotgun sequence:
- the LOC133513545 gene encoding cytochrome c oxidase assembly protein COX16 homolog, mitochondrial, with protein MFSLKSLQKNKTVKYGVPMLLLVVGGSFGLREFTQIRYDAQKIRRKLDPSLEARVTQQRQSEILEQEYEKMKNANLDEWRNIRGPRPWEDSREYQDQERSKRTAES; from the exons ATGTTTAGTTTAAAATCGCTGCAAAAGAACAAGACAGTTAAATATGGAGTGCCCATGCTC CTGCTGGTGGTCGGCGGTTCCTTCGGCCTCCGAGAATTCACGCAGATCCGCTACGACGCCCAGAAAATTAGGAGAAAG TTGGATCCGTCACTGGAGGCCAGAGTGACCCAGCAGAGGCAGTCGGAGATTTTGGAGCAAGAGTACGAG AAGATGAAGAACGCCAACTTGGACGAGTGGAGGAACATTCGCGGCCCGCGGCCCTGGGAGGACTCCCGGGAGTACCAGGACCAAGAGCGCAGTAAGAGGACTGCAGAGAGCTAG